The proteins below come from a single Ictalurus punctatus breed USDA103 chromosome 29, Coco_2.0, whole genome shotgun sequence genomic window:
- the LOC128629417 gene encoding uncharacterized protein LOC128629417 has product METSRVALIALVCVVFSGQKRISGAEVETRVRRGDDVTLYSDCVVKSGFYPVWFRNCSHQDQPRLMISQSDVMHDVFPRHSFVFNVSTNVHDLLIKKVTESDQGVYYCAVHEIKIVIGKDGIIMDRDVYHYGNRTTRLALLEEATVSPNTPTPCVSEWSVSWKLVLGVCAVCVLLSSLLSSICVYCLCTNTTKAKVKADQAGSDKSMTGRHDEDGEDEVCYASLDIQNPEKKRKKKRKMKVQHSDFSTYSEVRTERPESREGGDHDVWKSY; this is encoded by the exons ATGGAGACATCAAGAGTCGCTCTCATCGCTCTCGTGT GTGTTGTGTTCTCCGGTCAGAAGAGGATCTCTGGAGCAGAAGTGGAGACGAGAGTCAGACGAGGAGACGACGTCACTCTCTACTCCGACTGTGTTGTGAAAAGTGGATTTTATCCAGTGTGGTTCAGGAACTGCTCACATCAGGATCAACCTCGTCTGATGATCTCACAGTCAGATGTGATGCATGATGTTTTTCCACGTCACTCGTTTGTGTTTAATGTCTCCACCAACGTACACGATCTGCTGATTAAGAAGGTCACAGAATCAGATCAGGGCGTGTACTACTGCGCTGTACATGAGATAAAGATTGTAATAGGAAAAGATGGGATTATAATGGACAGGGATGTGTATCACTATGGAAACAGAACGACTCGACTCGCTCTACTCG aaGAAGCTACTGTCTCTCCGAACACCCCGACCCCGTGTGTATCAGAGTGGAGTGTTAGCTGGAAGCtggtgttgggtgtgtgtgctgtgtgtgttctcctcTCCTCACTCCTCTCCTCCATCTGTGTGTACTGCCTCTGCACAAACACcactaaag CAAAAGTGAAAGCAGATCAGGCAGGAAGTGACAAAAGCATGACTGGGAGACATGACGAGGATGGAGAAGACGAGGTCTGTTACGCCTCGCTGGACATCCAGAACCccgagaagaagaggaagaagaagaggaagatgaaaGTTCAGCACTCTGATTTCAGCACGTATTCAGAGGTCAGAACCGAGAGACCTGAGAGTCGTGAAGGAGGAGATCATGACGTCTGGAAGTCGTATTAG
- the LOC108260899 gene encoding uncharacterized protein LOC108260899: protein METSRVALIALVCVVFSGQKRISGAEVEMSVGKGEDISFSCDCVWKQGFDVVWFRNCSHENQLPPVAAPPYMVHGALPRYSFMLNNSSKTSYLQIKKVTESDQGLYYCALHGRKHKNYSNVIYYSDVYHYGTKSIWISLPGTNPPCYTVSPNTPTPCVSEWSVSWKLVLGVCAVCVLLSSLLSSICVYCLCTNTTKADVKPDHAGSDQRPSQRSDMDEDDEVCYASLQVKKLKKKKKKKKKVQHSDFSTYSEVRTERKRAAEDE, encoded by the exons ATGGAGACATCAAGAGTCGCTCTCATCGCTCTCGTGT GTGTTGTGTTCTCCGGTCAGAAGAGGATCTCTGGAGCAGAAGTGGAGATGAGTGTCGGAAAAGGAGAGGACATCTCTTTCTCCTGCGACTGTGTTTGGAAACAAGGATTTGATGTGGTGTGGTTTAGAAACTGCTCCCATGAGAATCAGCTTCCTCCTGTTGCTGCTCCTCCGTATATGGTGCATGGTGCTCTTCCGCGTTACTCGTTTATGTTGAATAACTCTAGCAAAACTAGCTATCTTCAGATTAAGAAGGTCACAGAATCAGATCAGGGCCTGTACTACTGCGCTCTACATGGGAGAAAACATAAAAATTATAGCAACGTCATTTACTACAGCGATGTGTATCATTATGGAACGAAATCGATATGGATCTCTCTCCCAG gGACAAATCCTCCATGCTATACTGTCTCTCCGAACACCCCGACCCCGTGTGTATCAGAGTGGAGTGTTAGCTGGAAGCtggtgttgggtgtgtgtgctgtgtgtgttctcctcTCCTCACTCCTCTCCTCCATCTGTGTGTACTGCCTCTGCACAAACACcactaaag CTGACGTCAAACCTGATCACGCAGGAAGTGACCAAAGACCGAGTCAAAGAAGTGacatg gatgaagatgatgaggtTTGTTACGCGTCGCTGCAGGTCAAgaagctgaagaagaaaaagaagaaaaagaagaaagttcAGCACTCTGATTTCAGCACCTACTCAGAGGTcagaactgagagaaagagagcagctGAGGacgagtga